In Gigantopelta aegis isolate Gae_Host chromosome 14, Gae_host_genome, whole genome shotgun sequence, the following proteins share a genomic window:
- the LOC121388298 gene encoding DNA ligase 1-like isoform X1, producing MLLREVNVNVPFSDPVKWNAVAKALNAALNPEKAITSRTVRERTQRLMDKHRADKLQSVKKSGTNEEYGERELLLTEILQLEKEAEIKIHENKIKNKDDVKTLSKTKEDTKGGKFIRKRAMESLTQISDDSDGDNGGELKQPKKERKRKEDPFLEMMRAKLDLEAKREERLERKLQERAKERQERNELMKMLMEYKR from the exons ATGCTTCTTAGAGAAGTGAATGTGAATGTTCCGTTCAGTGACCCTGTGAAATGGAATGCTGTTGCTAAAGCATTGAATGCTGCATTAAATCCAGAAAAAGCAATCACGTCCAGGACAGTGCGAGAAAGAACACAAAGGCTAATGGACAAACACAGAGCGGATAAACTGCAATCTGTTAAAAA GTCTGGTACTAATGAGGAATACGGAGAGCGGGAACTCCTTCTGACTGAGATATTGCAGCTGGAAAAAGAAGCTGAGATAAAGATACATGAGAACAAGATAAAGAATAAAGATGATGTGAAGACCTTATCCAAAACCAAGGAGGATACTAAAGGAGGCAAGTTCATAAGGAAACGAGCAATGGAAAGTTTGACACAAATCAGTGATG ATTCTGATGGTGATAACGGTGGTGAACTAAAACAGCCCAAGAAGGAAAGAAAACGTAAAGAGGACCCGTTTCTAGAAATGATGCGCGCAAAGCTGGATTTGGAGGCAAAACGTGAAGAGAGATTGGAGCGCAAGCTGCAGGAAAGGGCCAAAGAGAGGCAAGAGAGAAATGAATTGATGAAGATGTTAATGGAATACAAACGCTGA
- the LOC121388298 gene encoding uncharacterized protein LOC121388298 isoform X2 encodes MLLREVNVNVPFSDPVKWNAVAKALNAALNPEKAITSRTVRERTQRLMDKHRADKLQSVKKSGTNEEYGERELLLTEILQLEKEAEIKIHENKIKNKDDVKTLSKTKEDTKGDSDGDNGGELKQPKKERKRKEDPFLEMMRAKLDLEAKREERLERKLQERAKERQERNELMKMLMEYKR; translated from the exons ATGCTTCTTAGAGAAGTGAATGTGAATGTTCCGTTCAGTGACCCTGTGAAATGGAATGCTGTTGCTAAAGCATTGAATGCTGCATTAAATCCAGAAAAAGCAATCACGTCCAGGACAGTGCGAGAAAGAACACAAAGGCTAATGGACAAACACAGAGCGGATAAACTGCAATCTGTTAAAAA GTCTGGTACTAATGAGGAATACGGAGAGCGGGAACTCCTTCTGACTGAGATATTGCAGCTGGAAAAAGAAGCTGAGATAAAGATACATGAGAACAAGATAAAGAATAAAGATGATGTGAAGACCTTATCCAAAACCAAGGAGGATACTAAAGGAG ATTCTGATGGTGATAACGGTGGTGAACTAAAACAGCCCAAGAAGGAAAGAAAACGTAAAGAGGACCCGTTTCTAGAAATGATGCGCGCAAAGCTGGATTTGGAGGCAAAACGTGAAGAGAGATTGGAGCGCAAGCTGCAGGAAAGGGCCAAAGAGAGGCAAGAGAGAAATGAATTGATGAAGATGTTAATGGAATACAAACGCTGA